AAACACAGCTCCAGGTCCGTGAGGAACGTAGGAATCTGGTCCTAGTCGAAGGGGCCACAATCCAGGAACTTGTCGACGGTCTGAACCGCATCGGAGCTTCGCCCAGGGACGTCATGTCCGTGCTCATGACTCTCAAGGCCGCCGGAGCCCTGCACGCCGAACTGGAAGTCATCTGAGTTCGTTCAATCATCGGAGGTACGACATGGACATGCAAGGAATGATAGACTCGACCATGATCAAGGCCGGAGAGGCCATGACCGGCCGACACGCCGACGGTCTCGACCGTCTCGCCGCCAAGAAAGGCCGGGCCGAGGAACCCGAACTCCGCCAGGCCTGCGAAGGTTTCGAGACCATGTTCGTGGCCAAACTCTGGGAAAAGATGCGCTCAACGGTCCAGAAGGAAGCCTCCATGCACGGCAAGCAGGAGGACAAGTACTTGGCATTGTTCGACCAGGGCTTTGCCGAACACATCGTTTCCGCTGGCGGAGTCGGACTTGGTCGGATGCTCTTCGAATCCCTCAGGGAACGGCTGGCCGAGGCCAGCACCCAAACCCGGCCTGCCGAGTCCTCCCCTGTCGGGCTCGGAAACGGATCTTCTTCCGGGGAAACCGTCCGCCACGAAGACCGCTCAGATGCCCATGCCCTGCTCAAGGCCAGCGAACTGGCTGACAGAATCGTGGCCCTTGAACTCGACAAAAGCTGACTCCGGCCATTCCAAGGTCTATCCGGCCCGACCTCGCCTCTGGCCAAGAACTTGCTAAGACTTGGATATGGCTTGCCGACAAAGGCAAACCGGAAATTTTTACCGCCAGGATGGAGTTGGTCATGAAGCTCATCGCCGCCGGTCTCGACCGCCAAAACAAGGCACTCTCTCTCCTCTCCCGCTTGCTGGACGAGGAATTCTTCCTGCTCCGGTCCTCCCGCCCCAGGGAAATCGCCGGGTTGCAGTTCTCCATTCAGGAACTCCTGCGCCAGTTGACGGCCGAGCGTGAAGGAACCAGGACCCGTCTACTCTCCATCCACCCCGAGGCCGAAACGGTCCGGGATCTTCTCCCCTCCCTGTCCGACAAGCTCCGGCATCTGTTTGAGACTCTCTTGGATCGAATCGACACCAACGAAAAGACGTGCGGATCTAAGGCCACTCGAAACAGCGACGTCGCCCTGGCCCTGGCCGAGCAGAGCCGATCCCTCCTGGCCTTTTTCCATTCGCAAGTCGCCCCCCGGAACCGGGGGGTTTACGCCTCCAGCGGCAGATGGAAGGAAGAGTGCGGCGGACCGTCCCTTTTCCACGGGAGGCTCTAGA
The sequence above is a segment of the Deltaproteobacteria bacterium genome. Coding sequences within it:
- a CDS encoding flagellar protein FlgN; this encodes MELVMKLIAAGLDRQNKALSLLSRLLDEEFFLLRSSRPREIAGLQFSIQELLRQLTAEREGTRTRLLSIHPEAETVRDLLPSLSDKLRHLFETLLDRIDTNEKTCGSKATRNSDVALALAEQSRSLLAFFHSQVAPRNRGVYASSGRWKEECGGPSLFHGRL